The Lysobacter gummosus genome includes a region encoding these proteins:
- a CDS encoding MBL fold metallo-hydrolase, translating to MNTLQSLSADVRSVPLVNQWFAHIYLMSPLTLGLYTKHAHLAMLDSFIDDPEQHLVSSNTPELLGGPFINYTGDPADMTRFRDETIEKCSLHLRCADAINNLYQMLFSQAKGSGVPALYAQVDELIRYGVDISYDVSKQPGARFIESIFYNSPLNAPQLQTCVLEKASYEPRTFVLSTPQIKTDKTSVTLSLPFGDPLWNELYGGTTDADGLAERLRPYMQEPEREVPLLKSMLDVPQPAAQDAEWTQETPRIRYFGHACVMIQCAGVSILIDPLISYPGEAEIPHFTFDDLPARIDYVLITHPHQDHVVFETLLRLRHRVDHVVVGRAGGGGLADVSLKLMLESCGFENVTELSEYESVSFKGGRILGAPFYGEHADLDIRAKLVFGIEMNQRACLFFADSNPPSPEFYEPLKAIFPRVDCLFLGMECVGAPATWLYGPLLQKMLTRGEDQSRRLDGCDSAKALSMHEYFNPDRLFIYAMGAEPWLTHITSILYSEETTQFKEARLVESTLRAQGREAELLFGKMELLL from the coding sequence ATGAACACACTTCAGTCCTTGTCCGCCGATGTGCGCAGCGTTCCGCTCGTCAACCAGTGGTTCGCGCACATCTACCTGATGTCGCCGCTGACCCTGGGCCTCTACACCAAGCACGCGCACCTGGCGATGCTGGATTCCTTCATCGACGATCCCGAGCAGCATCTGGTCTCGTCCAACACCCCGGAACTTCTGGGCGGCCCGTTCATCAACTACACCGGCGATCCGGCCGACATGACGCGCTTTCGCGATGAAACCATCGAGAAGTGCTCGCTGCACCTGCGCTGCGCCGACGCGATCAACAACCTGTACCAGATGCTGTTCAGCCAGGCCAAGGGCAGCGGCGTGCCGGCGCTGTACGCGCAGGTCGATGAGTTGATCCGCTACGGCGTGGACATCTCCTACGACGTCAGCAAGCAGCCCGGCGCGCGCTTCATCGAATCGATTTTCTACAACAGCCCGCTCAACGCGCCGCAGCTGCAGACCTGCGTGCTGGAAAAAGCCAGCTACGAGCCGCGCACCTTCGTGCTGAGCACCCCGCAGATCAAGACCGACAAGACCTCGGTGACCTTGAGCCTGCCGTTCGGCGATCCGCTGTGGAACGAGCTGTACGGCGGCACCACCGACGCCGACGGCCTGGCCGAGCGCCTGCGCCCGTACATGCAGGAACCCGAGCGCGAAGTGCCGCTGCTCAAGAGCATGCTGGACGTTCCCCAGCCGGCCGCGCAGGACGCGGAGTGGACGCAGGAAACCCCGCGCATCCGCTACTTCGGCCATGCCTGCGTGATGATCCAGTGCGCCGGCGTCAGCATCCTGATCGATCCGCTGATCAGCTATCCGGGCGAAGCGGAGATTCCGCACTTCACCTTCGACGATCTGCCCGCGCGCATCGACTACGTCCTGATCACCCATCCGCACCAGGACCACGTGGTGTTCGAGACCTTGCTGCGTCTGCGCCACCGCGTCGATCACGTGGTGGTGGGCCGCGCCGGCGGCGGCGGCCTGGCCGACGTATCGCTCAAGCTGATGCTGGAAAGCTGCGGCTTCGAGAACGTCACCGAGCTGAGCGAATACGAGAGCGTGAGCTTCAAGGGCGGACGCATCCTCGGCGCGCCGTTCTACGGCGAGCACGCCGACCTGGACATCCGCGCCAAGCTGGTGTTCGGCATCGAGATGAATCAGCGCGCCTGCCTGTTCTTCGCCGACTCCAATCCGCCGTCGCCGGAGTTCTACGAACCGCTGAAGGCGATCTTCCCGCGCGTGGACTGCCTGTTCCTGGGCATGGAATGCGTGGGCGCGCCGGCGACCTGGCTGTACGGGCCGCTGCTGCAGAAGATGCTGACCCGCGGCGAAGACCAGTCGCGGCGCCTGGACGGCTGCGATTCGGCCAAGGCGCTGAGCATGCACGAGTACTTCAATCCCGACCGTCTCTTCATCTACGCGATGGGCGCCGAGCCGTGGCTGACCCACATCACCAGCATCCTGTACTCGGAAGAGACGACCCAGTTCAAGGAAGCGCGCCTGGTCGAATCGACGCTGCGCGCGCAGGGCCGCGAAGCCGAGTTGCTGTTCGGCAAGATGGAGTTGCTGTTGTGA
- a CDS encoding ABC transporter ATP-binding protein: MNRAAANRSGLFRGPLAQLIRAARPSRTLLAAAAASSFVAVASTLAFPMLTKQVVDQIPAGGVQPVSIALLAVALTGSALATALTAYLLSRVGYGVVATLRGLLVRKVVALPVAAFDRNSTGDWVSRVLNDCQSISELVTREAINLLTSVLLLAGSVTVLILLDVRLTLMLLGSLGCAFLLVIPLGMLLEGLARSTQDRTARLGAILTHVFSEIRLVKAFTAETRENGRSDEEIEGIRRIGIRQAKVNVWIEPLMTLALMAAVIAILVYGAMRVSKGDITIGTLTAFVLYIINVATPVVQLTHFTAEFQKAKGASTRIASLLQDAVEDTSPQAEVLEHARGTLEFRDVSFSYPGGQGSKVLQDVTLQFRPGTTTALVGASGNGKTTILSLIERFYEPSDGAVLYDGRPITDFTLASWRSRIGYVAQGAPIMPGSVRDNITYGLTGSYSDEMILEAAAQAGALDFISRMPEGLDTQLIEQGNNLSGGQRQRIAIARMFLRNPDILILDEATSSLDSETEHQVKQALALLMKGRTNIVVAHNLTTVMQADWIYFLESGRISGMGNHEELNRTHPYYARLVARYFQRVPENIAVLEPASTAIG, encoded by the coding sequence GTGAATCGTGCGGCGGCAAATCGCTCCGGCCTGTTCCGCGGCCCGCTCGCGCAGCTGATCCGCGCGGCGCGGCCGTCGCGGACGCTGCTGGCCGCAGCGGCGGCCAGTTCCTTCGTCGCCGTGGCCAGCACCCTGGCGTTTCCGATGCTGACCAAGCAGGTGGTCGATCAGATCCCGGCCGGCGGCGTGCAGCCGGTCAGCATCGCGCTGCTGGCCGTGGCGCTGACCGGCTCGGCCCTGGCCACGGCCCTGACCGCTTACCTGCTGTCGCGGGTCGGTTACGGCGTGGTCGCGACCTTGCGCGGCCTGCTGGTGCGCAAGGTCGTGGCCCTGCCGGTGGCGGCGTTCGACCGCAACAGCACCGGCGATTGGGTCAGCCGGGTCTTGAACGATTGCCAGTCGATCTCCGAACTGGTGACGCGCGAGGCCATCAACCTGCTCACCAGCGTCCTGTTGTTGGCCGGCTCGGTCACGGTGCTGATCCTGCTGGACGTGCGCCTGACGCTGATGCTGCTGGGCAGCCTGGGTTGCGCGTTCTTGCTGGTGATTCCGCTGGGCATGCTGCTGGAAGGCCTGGCCCGCAGCACTCAGGACCGCACCGCCAGGCTCGGCGCGATCCTCACCCACGTGTTCTCCGAGATCCGCCTGGTCAAGGCCTTCACCGCCGAAACCCGCGAGAACGGCCGCAGCGACGAAGAGATAGAAGGCATCCGCCGAATCGGCATCCGCCAGGCCAAGGTCAATGTCTGGATCGAGCCGTTGATGACCCTGGCGCTGATGGCGGCGGTGATCGCGATCCTGGTGTACGGGGCGATGCGGGTCAGCAAGGGCGACATCACCATCGGCACGCTGACCGCGTTCGTGCTGTACATCATCAACGTCGCCACGCCGGTGGTGCAGCTGACGCACTTCACCGCCGAGTTCCAGAAAGCCAAGGGCGCCTCCACCCGGATCGCGTCCCTGCTGCAGGACGCGGTGGAAGACACGAGCCCGCAGGCCGAGGTGTTGGAGCATGCGCGCGGCACGCTGGAGTTTCGCGACGTGTCGTTCTCGTATCCGGGCGGGCAGGGCAGCAAGGTATTGCAGGACGTCACCCTGCAATTCCGCCCGGGCACGACCACGGCCCTGGTCGGCGCCAGCGGCAACGGCAAGACCACCATCCTGTCGCTGATCGAGCGTTTCTACGAACCCAGCGACGGCGCAGTGCTGTACGACGGCCGGCCCATCACCGACTTCACCCTGGCCTCATGGCGCAGCCGGATCGGCTACGTCGCCCAGGGCGCGCCGATCATGCCCGGCAGCGTGCGCGACAACATCACCTACGGCCTTACCGGCAGCTACAGCGACGAAATGATTCTGGAAGCGGCGGCGCAGGCCGGCGCCCTGGATTTCATCTCGCGCATGCCGGAAGGGCTGGACACGCAGCTGATCGAGCAGGGCAACAACCTGTCGGGCGGGCAACGGCAACGCATCGCCATCGCGCGCATGTTCCTGCGCAATCCCGACATCCTGATCCTGGATGAAGCCACCTCCAGCCTGGACAGCGAGACCGAGCATCAGGTCAAGCAGGCCCTGGCCTTGTTGATGAAGGGCCGCACCAACATCGTCGTCGCCCACAACCTGACCACGGTGATGCAGGCCGACTGGATCTACTTCCTGGAGAGCGGCCGCATCTCGGGCATGGGCAATCACGAGGAACTCAATCGCACCCATCCGTACTACGCCCGGTTGGTGGCGCGTTATTTCCAGCGCGTGCCGGAGAACATCGCCGTGCTGGAGCCCGCGAGCACGGCTATCGGTTAG
- a CDS encoding efflux RND transporter permease subunit — protein sequence MNIFAPLIRRPVGLSLLGIGLVLAGLWAYLLLGVAALPSLEFPGVVVMAQMPGASAQTMATTVAAPLERRLGRIAGLQSMESQIGEGAAQIQLSFNFGRSADKAARDVQAAINDAAPDLPAGMPAPPQYFKANTDAIPILMVALTSDGQPPDKLYDLADTLLKPAIAQIPGVAQVQVTGGAPHAVRVELDTVSLAAKGITANDVSNALIAANVTSPQGILSDGRTQMTVSANGALHDPKEFADLLIAMRNGAAVRLGDVATVASGQQDRYQAAWFGSQRAVTIQIGKRPQANAVSTVAQIRERLPALVQALPANVQVVPMFDLTGTVRSGLHEVEITLLLSIAMVAAVMLVFLRRLRPTLIAMLSIPLSLAGAFIAMWALGYSLNTLSLVALVLCIGFVVDDAIVVIENIVRYMELGQPPLRAAMTAIGEIGFTIVSITLSLLAVFLPLLLGNNELVVLLREFSMTLAAAVIISAIVALTLTPALCARYLTVQPHEPARVSKLESRVERFDRWLHGVYERSLDWALRHRRLMRWQPLLLLVTTVGLALAVVETAGGAFMPEEDTGMLQATFRADTNISPTLLADRAEELIAIMQADPAIADVTTILGSDSGGGAVGSGGNMFVDLKPLGAGPGERRESLRQVIERLNRRYEKLSGISVVISPLQLLGGDEGKGSGGGLFSFQLVNGLSGDMQPWALKVVQQLRAMKEFRDVGSSYEAVGKQQMLKVDRDIASRLGISMADVDSALSSAFGQRTVSVIYSDINQYWVVLTSSNEGRLSVDALLNTYVRSPAGRMIPLSTMARIEPNIAAASISHYNQLESVKISYNLADGVTPDRSADLIRQAVSKAGVPAGIRLNLTGDNLRMESAQSNGLILLLAAVAAMYIVLGILYESLVHPLTILSTLPAAAVGAFLAMLVTQTPVTLMTIIAVLLLIGIVKKNAILMVDFALSAERERGLSPLQAVREAALVRFRPILMTTLAAIGAAFPLAIGFGVGAEMRQPLGIAIVGGLLVSQLLTLLSTPAIYLWNHDRKQRKAARREQRAARRAFKAQGLAQAMFAPFRKE from the coding sequence ATGAATATTTTCGCTCCGCTGATTCGCCGTCCCGTCGGCTTGTCGCTCCTGGGCATCGGTCTGGTGCTGGCGGGACTGTGGGCTTATCTGCTGCTCGGCGTGGCGGCGTTGCCGTCGCTGGAATTCCCCGGCGTGGTGGTGATGGCGCAGATGCCCGGCGCCAGCGCGCAGACCATGGCGACCACGGTGGCCGCGCCGCTGGAGCGGCGGCTGGGGCGGATCGCCGGACTGCAGTCGATGGAGTCGCAGATCGGCGAAGGCGCGGCGCAGATCCAGTTGTCGTTCAATTTCGGCCGCAGCGCCGACAAGGCCGCGCGCGACGTGCAGGCGGCGATCAACGATGCCGCGCCGGATCTGCCCGCGGGCATGCCGGCGCCGCCGCAGTATTTCAAGGCCAACACCGACGCGATCCCGATCCTGATGGTGGCGCTGACCTCCGACGGGCAGCCGCCGGACAAACTCTACGATCTGGCCGACACCTTGCTGAAGCCGGCGATCGCGCAGATTCCCGGCGTGGCCCAGGTGCAGGTGACCGGCGGCGCGCCGCATGCGGTGCGGGTGGAACTCGATACGGTCTCGCTGGCGGCCAAGGGCATCACCGCCAACGATGTCAGCAACGCCCTGATCGCCGCCAACGTCACCTCGCCGCAAGGCATCCTCAGCGACGGCCGCACTCAGATGACAGTCAGCGCCAACGGCGCCTTGCACGATCCGAAGGAATTCGCCGATCTGCTGATCGCGATGCGCAACGGCGCGGCGGTGCGCCTGGGCGATGTCGCCACCGTCGCCAGCGGCCAGCAGGACCGCTATCAGGCGGCGTGGTTCGGCTCGCAGCGGGCGGTGACGATCCAGATCGGCAAGCGCCCGCAGGCCAACGCGGTCAGCACCGTGGCGCAGATTCGCGAGCGCTTGCCGGCGCTGGTGCAGGCCTTGCCGGCGAACGTGCAGGTGGTGCCGATGTTCGATCTGACCGGCACGGTGCGCTCGGGCCTGCACGAGGTCGAGATCACCCTGCTGCTGAGCATCGCCATGGTGGCCGCGGTGATGCTGGTATTCCTGCGCCGGCTGCGGCCCACCCTGATCGCCATGCTCAGCATTCCGCTGTCGCTGGCCGGCGCCTTCATCGCCATGTGGGCGCTGGGCTATTCGCTCAACACCTTGTCGCTGGTGGCGCTGGTGCTGTGCATCGGCTTCGTCGTGGACGACGCCATCGTGGTGATCGAGAACATCGTGCGCTACATGGAACTGGGCCAGCCGCCGCTGCGCGCGGCGATGACCGCGATCGGCGAAATCGGCTTCACCATCGTCTCGATCACTCTGTCCCTGCTGGCGGTGTTTCTGCCGCTGCTGCTGGGCAATAACGAACTGGTGGTGCTACTGCGCGAGTTCTCCATGACCCTGGCCGCGGCGGTGATCATCTCCGCGATCGTCGCGCTGACCCTGACCCCGGCGCTGTGCGCGCGTTATCTCACGGTGCAGCCGCATGAGCCTGCGCGGGTGTCGAAGCTGGAATCGCGCGTGGAGCGCTTCGACCGATGGCTGCACGGCGTGTACGAGCGTTCGCTGGACTGGGCCCTGCGCCACCGCCGGCTGATGCGCTGGCAGCCGTTGCTGCTGCTGGTGACGACGGTCGGCCTGGCCCTGGCGGTGGTGGAAACCGCCGGCGGCGCGTTCATGCCGGAGGAAGACACCGGCATGCTGCAGGCCACCTTCCGCGCCGACACCAACATCTCGCCGACCTTGCTGGCCGATCGCGCGGAAGAACTGATCGCGATCATGCAGGCCGATCCGGCCATTGCGGATGTCACCACGATTCTGGGTTCCGACAGCGGCGGCGGCGCGGTCGGCAGCGGCGGCAACATGTTCGTCGATCTCAAGCCGCTGGGCGCTGGGCCCGGCGAGCGCCGCGAAAGCCTGCGCCAGGTGATCGAGCGTCTCAACCGCCGCTACGAAAAACTGTCCGGGATCTCGGTGGTGATCAGCCCTCTGCAATTGCTGGGCGGCGACGAAGGCAAGGGCAGCGGCGGCGGCCTGTTCTCGTTCCAGCTGGTCAACGGCCTGAGCGGCGACATGCAGCCGTGGGCGCTGAAGGTCGTGCAACAGCTGCGCGCGATGAAGGAATTCCGCGACGTCGGCAGCAGCTACGAGGCGGTGGGCAAGCAGCAGATGCTGAAGGTCGATCGCGACATCGCCAGTCGCCTGGGCATCAGCATGGCCGATGTCGACTCGGCCCTGTCCAGCGCTTTCGGCCAGCGCACCGTGTCGGTGATCTATTCCGATATCAACCAGTACTGGGTGGTGCTGACCTCGTCCAACGAAGGCCGGCTCAGCGTCGATGCGCTGCTCAACACCTATGTGCGTTCCCCGGCTGGGCGGATGATTCCGTTGTCGACGATGGCCAGGATCGAGCCGAACATCGCCGCGGCCAGCATCAGCCATTACAACCAGCTCGAATCGGTGAAGATCAGCTACAACCTCGCCGACGGCGTCACTCCCGATCGCAGCGCCGACTTGATCCGGCAGGCGGTGAGCAAGGCCGGAGTGCCGGCCGGCATCCGCCTGAATCTGACCGGCGACAACCTGCGCATGGAATCGGCGCAATCCAACGGCCTGATCCTGCTGCTGGCGGCGGTGGCGGCGATGTACATCGTGCTGGGCATTCTCTACGAAAGCCTGGTGCACCCGCTGACGATCCTATCGACCTTGCCGGCGGCGGCGGTGGGCGCGTTCCTGGCGATGCTGGTGACGCAGACGCCGGTGACGTTGATGACGATCATCGCCGTGCTGCTGCTGATCGGCATCGTCAAGAAGAACGCGATCTTGATGGTGGACTTCGCCCTGAGCGCCGAGCGCGAGCGCGGCCTGAGCCCGCTGCAGGCGGTGCGCGAGGCGGCGCTGGTGCGGTTCCGTCCGATCCTGATGACGACGCTGGCGGCGATCGGCGCGGCGTTTCCGCTGGCGATCGGCTTCGGCGTGGGCGCGGAGATGCGCCAGCCGCTGGGCATCGCCATCGTCGGCGGACTGCTGGTGTCGCAGTTGCTGACCTTGCTGAGCACGCCGGCCATCTACCTGTGGAACCACGATCGCAAACAACGCAAGGCGGCGCGGCGCGAGCAGCGCGCGGCCAGGCGCGCGTTCAAGGCGCAGGGGCTGGCCCAGGCGATGTTCGCGCCGTTTCGAAAAGAGTGA
- a CDS encoding efflux RND transporter periplasmic adaptor subunit, which translates to MSRFSKIALIAAVVVVMGVATMGVLHTSSADAGPGAQAGAEATPIPVTVEPVSRQDVPVYLLAQGTVQARNSVAVNPQIGGQQLLSINFKEGQEVKKGALLAQLDPRNAQANYDQAIAKLRQDQAALATARSNYQRSSDPKYSLYVSKIDLDTQRNTVSQNEAQIAADQAAIQNAKVQMDYTRIVSPIDGVAGIRGVDPGNVVTTSTNIVTITQVRPIYVSFTLPEQNLDLVRSAARGAAALEVDALDRVDAHTVAQGGTLDVIDNTVDSATGTFKLRSVFVNEQGALWPGQFVNVRLKLRTVAGGLVIPAQAVQRSPDGDYVYLLQADQTVKMQPVKLAGEVGESHVMVASGLAAGARIVTEGQFRLKPGSKVKPLKPGEVAAAPAAPIAAAH; encoded by the coding sequence ATGTCGCGTTTCAGCAAGATCGCGTTGATCGCCGCCGTCGTGGTCGTGATGGGAGTGGCGACCATGGGCGTGTTGCACACGTCTTCGGCCGATGCCGGCCCCGGTGCGCAGGCGGGCGCTGAGGCCACGCCGATCCCGGTCACCGTCGAGCCGGTTTCGCGCCAGGACGTGCCGGTGTATCTGCTGGCCCAGGGCACCGTGCAGGCGCGCAACAGCGTCGCGGTCAACCCGCAGATCGGCGGCCAGCAATTGCTGAGCATCAACTTCAAGGAAGGCCAGGAAGTGAAGAAGGGCGCGCTGCTGGCGCAGCTGGACCCGCGCAACGCCCAGGCCAATTACGATCAGGCTATCGCCAAGCTGCGCCAGGATCAGGCCGCGCTGGCGACCGCGCGCAGCAATTACCAGCGTTCTTCCGATCCCAAGTACAGCCTGTACGTGTCCAAGATCGATCTGGACACCCAGCGCAACACGGTCAGCCAGAACGAGGCTCAGATCGCGGCGGATCAGGCCGCGATCCAGAACGCGAAGGTGCAGATGGACTACACCCGCATCGTCTCGCCGATCGACGGCGTCGCCGGCATTCGCGGCGTCGATCCGGGCAATGTGGTGACCACCAGCACCAACATCGTCACCATCACCCAGGTGCGGCCGATCTACGTCAGCTTCACCTTGCCCGAACAGAACCTGGACCTGGTGCGCAGCGCCGCCCGCGGCGCGGCGGCGCTGGAAGTCGATGCGCTCGACCGCGTCGATGCGCACACCGTCGCCCAGGGCGGCACGCTGGACGTCATCGACAATACGGTGGACAGCGCCACCGGCACCTTCAAGCTGCGCTCGGTGTTCGTCAACGAACAAGGCGCGTTGTGGCCGGGGCAGTTCGTCAACGTGCGGCTGAAGCTGCGCACGGTGGCCGGCGGGCTGGTGATTCCGGCGCAGGCGGTGCAGCGCAGTCCCGACGGCGATTACGTCTATCTGCTGCAGGCCGACCAGACGGTGAAGATGCAGCCGGTCAAGCTGGCGGGGGAGGTCGGCGAGAGTCATGTGATGGTCGCCTCCGGACTCGCCGCGGGCGCGCGCATCGTCACCGAGGGCCAGTTCCGGCTCAAGCCGGGCAGCAAGGTCAAGCCCTTGAAGCCCGGCGAAGTCGCGGCGGCGCCGGCCGCTCCCATCGCCGCCGCGCACTGA
- a CDS encoding efflux RND transporter permease subunit produces the protein MGLSTLFIRRPVTTSLLVVAVILLGVLGYRQLPVSALPQIDAPSLVVTTQYPGASAATMAALVTTPLERNFGQISGLAMMTSDSSAGLSTIVLQFNMDRDIDVAAQDVQAAISQAKGILPGNLPYPPVYNRVNPADAPILTLKLTSDSLPLRDINNYADSILAQKLSQVQGVGLVSIAGNVRPAVRVQVNPAQLSNLGLTLEDVRSALTQANVNAPKGTLNGKTQSYSIGTNDQLRDATEYKNTIISYRNGAPVRLADVAQVIDGVENDQLAAWADGKPAVLLDVRRQPGANIVQTVERIQRIMPELRSVLPADVHLDVFADRTVTIRASVDDVEFTLVLTICLVVGVIFVFLRRLWATLIPSVAVPLSLLGTFGVMAFAGMSLDNLSLMALTVATGFVVDDAIVMVENIVRYMEQGKSSKEAAEIGAKQIGFTVLSLTVSLVAVFLPLLLMPGVTGRLFHEFAWVLTIAVTISMLVSLTLTPMMCAYLLKREALPDGDDAHERDAADGHRTVWTRIVGVYERSLDWVLGHQRLTIAVAAASVALTVVLYAIIPKGLLPEQDTGLIAGVIQADQNVAFAQMQQRTRAVAEALRKQEGVAGVAAFIGAGSVNPTLNQAQLSIVLKDRGERDGLDALLPRLQQAVADIPGVALYLKPVQDLALDSRVAATEYQYSMSAVNSAELAGYAARMTERLRQRPELADVGNNLAAQGNALDLTIDRAKASRMGVPMQTINDTLYDAFGQRQISTIFTQLNQYRVVMEVGPQFRTSEALLNQLTVRGNGNGALTGSNASEYGQLSSSNSATPSGIGDTGNVGFQVGGGGAIPLASLASARVISAPLVVSHQQQLPAVTLSFNLAPGYSLSQAVEAIAEVERELKFPPQIRGQLIGKAAEFSASLSDEILLLLAAVVVIYIVLGVLYESYIHPVTIISTLPPAGVGALLALMMCGMSLSVDGIVGIVLLIGIVKKNAIIMIDFAIEAQRTGLSAADAIRRACLLRFRPIMMTTAAALLGALPLALGNGIGAELRRPLGVSIVGGLLVSQLVTLYTTPVIYLYMERFSEWLRSRRQARAPGQAQLLGA, from the coding sequence ATGGGATTGTCGACTCTCTTCATCCGTCGCCCAGTCACCACATCGCTGCTGGTAGTGGCGGTGATACTGCTGGGCGTTCTGGGCTATCGCCAGTTGCCGGTGTCGGCCTTGCCGCAGATCGATGCGCCCAGTCTGGTCGTCACCACGCAATACCCCGGCGCCAGCGCAGCGACGATGGCGGCGCTGGTGACCACACCGCTGGAGCGCAACTTCGGGCAGATCTCGGGGCTGGCGATGATGACCTCGGATTCGTCCGCGGGCCTGTCCACGATCGTGCTGCAGTTCAACATGGACCGCGACATCGACGTCGCCGCCCAGGACGTGCAGGCGGCGATCAGCCAGGCCAAGGGCATCCTGCCGGGCAACCTGCCGTATCCGCCGGTGTACAACCGGGTCAATCCGGCCGACGCGCCGATCCTCACCCTCAAGCTGACCTCCGACAGCCTGCCGCTGCGCGACATCAACAACTACGCCGATTCGATCCTGGCGCAGAAACTCTCGCAGGTGCAGGGCGTGGGACTGGTGTCGATCGCCGGCAACGTGCGGCCGGCGGTGCGGGTGCAGGTCAATCCGGCGCAACTGTCCAATCTGGGCTTGACCTTGGAGGACGTCCGCAGCGCGCTCACCCAGGCCAACGTCAACGCGCCCAAGGGCACGCTCAACGGTAAGACCCAGTCCTACAGCATCGGCACCAACGACCAGTTGCGCGATGCGACCGAGTACAAGAACACCATCATCAGCTACCGCAACGGCGCGCCGGTGCGGCTGGCCGACGTGGCCCAGGTGATCGACGGCGTCGAGAACGACCAACTCGCCGCCTGGGCCGACGGCAAGCCGGCGGTGCTGCTGGACGTGCGCCGCCAGCCCGGCGCCAACATCGTGCAGACCGTGGAGCGCATCCAGCGGATCATGCCCGAGCTGCGCAGCGTGCTGCCGGCCGACGTGCACCTGGACGTATTCGCCGACCGCACCGTGACCATCCGCGCCTCGGTGGACGATGTGGAATTCACCCTGGTGCTGACCATCTGCCTGGTGGTCGGGGTGATCTTCGTGTTCCTGCGCCGCTTGTGGGCGACGCTGATCCCGTCGGTGGCGGTGCCGTTGTCGCTGCTGGGCACTTTTGGGGTCATGGCCTTCGCCGGCATGTCGCTGGACAACCTGTCGCTGATGGCGCTGACGGTGGCGACCGGCTTCGTGGTCGACGATGCGATCGTCATGGTCGAGAACATCGTGCGTTACATGGAGCAGGGCAAGAGCAGCAAGGAAGCGGCGGAGATCGGTGCGAAGCAGATCGGCTTCACCGTGCTGTCGCTGACGGTGTCGCTGGTGGCGGTATTCCTGCCGCTGCTGTTGATGCCCGGCGTCACCGGCCGCCTGTTCCACGAGTTCGCCTGGGTGCTGACCATCGCGGTGACGATCTCGATGCTGGTGTCGCTGACCCTGACGCCGATGATGTGCGCCTACCTGCTCAAGCGCGAAGCGCTGCCGGACGGCGACGACGCGCACGAGCGCGACGCCGCCGATGGCCACCGCACTGTGTGGACGCGCATCGTCGGCGTGTACGAGCGCTCGCTGGACTGGGTGCTGGGCCACCAGCGCCTGACCATCGCGGTCGCCGCCGCCAGCGTGGCGCTTACGGTGGTTCTGTACGCGATCATTCCCAAAGGGCTGTTGCCCGAGCAGGACACCGGTTTGATCGCCGGGGTGATCCAGGCCGATCAGAACGTCGCCTTCGCGCAGATGCAGCAGCGCACCCGCGCGGTCGCCGAGGCCTTGCGCAAGCAGGAGGGCGTGGCCGGCGTGGCCGCGTTCATCGGCGCCGGCTCGGTCAATCCCACGCTCAACCAGGCGCAGCTGAGCATCGTGTTGAAGGATCGCGGCGAGCGCGACGGACTCGACGCGCTGCTGCCGCGGCTGCAGCAAGCGGTGGCGGACATTCCCGGCGTGGCGTTGTATCTCAAGCCGGTGCAGGACCTGGCCCTCGACAGCCGCGTCGCCGCCACCGAGTACCAATATTCGATGTCGGCGGTGAATTCCGCCGAGCTGGCCGGGTATGCCGCCCGGATGACCGAGCGCTTGCGCCAGCGCCCGGAGCTGGCCGATGTCGGCAACAATCTGGCCGCGCAGGGCAACGCGCTCGATCTGACCATCGACCGCGCCAAGGCCAGCCGCATGGGCGTGCCGATGCAGACCATCAACGACACCCTCTACGACGCGTTCGGCCAGCGCCAGATTTCGACCATCTTCACCCAGCTCAATCAGTACCGCGTGGTGATGGAAGTGGGGCCGCAGTTCCGCACCAGCGAGGCGTTGCTCAACCAGCTGACCGTGCGCGGCAACGGCAACGGCGCGCTCACCGGCAGCAACGCCAGCGAGTACGGCCAGCTCAGTTCGAGCAACTCGGCCACGCCTTCGGGCATCGGCGATACCGGCAATGTCGGCTTCCAGGTCGGCGGAGGCGGCGCCATCCCGCTTGCGTCGCTGGCCAGCGCCCGCGTCATCAGCGCGCCGCTGGTGGTGAGCCATCAGCAGCAATTGCCGGCGGTGACGCTGTCGTTCAATCTGGCGCCGGGCTACTCGCTGTCGCAGGCGGTGGAGGCCATCGCCGAGGTCGAACGCGAGCTCAAGTTCCCGCCGCAGATACGCGGCCAGTTGATCGGCAAGGCGGCGGAGTTCTCCGCCTCGCTGTCGGATGAGATCTTGCTGCTGCTGGCGGCGGTGGTGGTGATCTACATCGTGCTGGGCGTGTTGTACGAGAGTTACATCCACCCGGTCACCATCATCTCGACCCTGCCGCCGGCCGGCGTGGGCGCGCTGCTGGCGTTGATGATGTGCGGCATGAGCCTGTCGGTGGACGGCATCGTCGGCATCGTGCTGCTGATCGGTATCGTCAAGAAGAACGCGATCATCATGATCGACTTCGCCATCGAAGCGCAGCGCACCGGCCTGAGCGCGGCCGACGCCATCCGCCGCGCCTGCCTGCTGCGGTTCCGTCCGATCATGATGACCACCGCGGCCGCGCTGCTGGGCGCGCTGCCGCTGGCGTTGGGCAACGGCATCGGCGCCGAACTGCGGCGGCCGCTGGGCGTGTCGATCGTCGGCGGTCTGCTGGTATCGCAACTGGTGACGCTGTACACCACGCCGGTGATCTATCTGTATATGGAGCGGTTCTCCGAATGGCTGCGCTCGCGCCGGCAGGCGCGGGCGCCCGGCCAAGCGCAGTTGCTGGGGGCGTGA